The following is a genomic window from Lysinibacillus sp. JNUCC-52.
GAATCACAGGGGGCTCGTCCGATGGCATCTTCCCTGCACCTTCCATTAGATTCCCTGATTGATCGTACACTTTATCAATGACCCAATCTGAACCTGCCGCTGCCATAATCACGATGTCTACTTGTTCTTCCTGTACAGCATGGCGAACCTTGTCACCTAAATCTTCAATACCTTCAAAGCGTACTGTACGCATTTTATGTTGATTAATCGGCAGTTGCGCAAAATAACCATACATATAGATAACGTCCGCTCCAGCTTCTAGTGCTGCTTCAGCCAAATAGCAGCCCATAGAACCCTTCGATAAATTCGTATGCCCGCGCACACGATCCCATTTTTCAAGTGTTCCCCCACTTGTAATGAGTACGGTTTTTCCTTGTAATGTCCCCACTCACACTCACCTTTTCTTTTCAAACTAATAACTAATTGATATCCAATCTACATGTTCTATTTTAACGTAAAAAGCTTAAATAACCTATTTCTTATTTTGTTCTTTTAGCCACACGCTTAAAATTTCCGCAAACTTTTTCGTTACTGGTGAGGCTTGATGTTTCATTGCCAGTCCTATCGTACGATAACCACCTTGCTTTAGTGGGATAGCCCTTAATGAGGACGGTAGTCGGTTAATCACTAATCGAGGTAAAATGGAAATGCCTAAATCGTGTGAAATCATTGAAATAATTCCAACCTCCTCCGATAGCTCGAACCGAATATTCGGTTTTACATGGTACTGCTCTAAAATTACTTTTACATCATTAGTACCTCGATACGACGTCATTATAAAAGGCATGTCTTCTAGTTCAGTAATATCAATTTCTGATCGATTGTAAAGAGAGCTTTGATCGGAAACTATACATAAAAGTGGGTCTTGGACTAATTCGATAAATTGAAATTGCTCCGATTTTTGTCCATTTAAAAAACCAGCATCAACTTCTCCACTTTGTAGCCACTGTTCGATTTCATAATAATCGCCTTCACGTAACTCAACTTGAATACCTGGAAACTGATTGTCCATAATACGAATAATTTCTGGCATCCAGTTGGAAGAAATACTAGAAATAACACCGATTCGTAATTTCCCTCGGGTTACCCCTAAAATATGTGCCGCTTCTTGTTGTAATAATTCGTCCGCATCGAGTACATTTCGCATTGCCCGAAGCATTGTTTGACCCTCACTCGTTAATGTCACACCTGTACGACTACGATGAATAAGGGCAAAGCCACATTCTTTTTCTAAGCTGGAAACAGCATGACTAACTGCCGATTGGGTTAAGCCAAGTGCATCTGCAGCTTTCGTAAAGCTGGAAACTTCTGCAACTTTGTTTAAAATCTCATATTTGACTAAACTCATTCACATTCCCTCATATATACATGAATTTTTTTAATATTAATCATTATAAACATTCGTTTTACTAATCACAATACAAGATATATAGTAAATTTTAGTATGAAACTGTTTTAGTACACAGAGATAGAAGGTGCATAATGAGTAATCAAGGAAAAGCAAATTTATTAATGGTCATTGTAACAATGTTTTGGGGATTGTCTTATACGTTTATGGTAATGGGACTTGAAACATTAGCTGTCTTTAACGTAGTAGCATTACGCTGTATTATCGCTTTTTTGGCAGCAGGCATTATTTTTTATAAACGTATGCTAAAAGTCAATTTTAAAACATTGAAATATGCAGCTATTCAAGGTTTGCTATTATTCATAGTATTTGCACTGAGCTTATTTGGATTAGAGACAACTTCCGTTTCAAATGCTGGATTTATTTTAAGCCTTACAGTAGTCTTAGTGCCTATTTTTAGTAGCTTTATCGAGAAAAAATTGCCTTCAAAAGCAGTAAGTTTTGCAATTGTTAGCACGATGATTGGTATTACGGTTTTAACAGTCCAACATTCTTTTACTTTTCAAACAGGTGATATATTAGTCGCAATCGCAGCGTTGTGTTATTCCATTTACCTACTATTAAATGGTAATTTCACACGTAATGTAGAATCGATTTCCTATGGCATATACCAACTCGGTTTTGCTGGCATTTATGCGCTTGTTTTAACACTACTTTTTGAAACACCAACTCTTCCGAATTCAACTACTTCATGGATTGCCATCCTAGGACTTGGAATTATTTGTAGTGCATTTTGCTTCGTTGGTCAAACTGTTGCACAACAGTACACTTCTGCTACACATACAGGACTTATTTTCTCATTAGAACCTATTTTTGCAGCGATGTTTGCCATGATGTTTATCGGTGAGGGCATAACGGTTAAATTACTGATCGGTGGAAGCTTTATTTTAATAGGTAATCTTGTCGCACAATTTGAACAACTTCACATTCTACGATTTATGCGAAAACATGAACAAGAAAAAGTTATGCATTGAATTTAAATATACGAAGGCTCTAGAAATATTCTAAATTTCTCAGAGTCTTTTCTTTTTTGTTAATAAAAAAGTAAAAAGTGAAATGGAGTGCATACCATTTCACTTTTTACTTTTTTTGCAAGCTAGTTAAACTCTAGCCACTTACATCTATAAATATCTTCTCATTTGTTCAGCTTCATTCATTTGCTCTTCAGCTTTTAATCGCTCTTCGCGTTGTTCAGGTGTCTCGTCTACGATTGATTGAGGTGGCGTTACATGTGTATCGAATGGGTCAAGTTGAGCGCGTTTCGAATCTGCAATCAGTGTAGACGTTGAAGGATTTACATCATCATGCTCCGCATATAAAACGATAGCACCTTCCTCTACAAGTTGAGCGTAATAAGCTGTTTGCCCCTCTGTCAGATCAAAACGTTTTAAACCTTCCGTCACAGCTGTTTCACCTGTAAACCATGATTTAATTTGGTCAAACCAGTTACCTGCCTCATGTGTTTTCACATCAACATTTGATTTTACATCATCAATTTCGTGTGCTTCTCTAGAAATAATATGAATTTCATCTGTGTTATAACCTTCCATGCGCATACATTTTAAAATATGAAACATCTCTTCTCTCGTATGTGCAACTTCAATTTTTGGGTTTTGTTCATTCATCATGTTCAATTCCTCCTAATTTTGTAAGGCTTACTATGTATGTACCCCCCACCTTTCACAAAAAACCCTTTTTATATATCCTTTATATAACTGTAATATTTGTCATAGCGTTTTGCCTTCTGTAGTGTTTTTGTCATATTTTTATTTATTGATATAAAAAAAGCACTTGGAGCGATTCACTAGACTCCAAGTGCAAATGTTAATTATGCATATTTTTTATCAAGAAAGGCTTTTAACATCCAAGTATGTTTTTCAAGGGAAAGATACATCGAATTTAGTAAATCTTCAGTACGATCGTCCCCTTCCAGTGCCGCTAGCTGCATAGCATTATTAATAGCCTGCATTTGTTTTTCGAAGTCTGAAACAATCGTTGCTACCATTTCATCAGCTGTTTCATTACCTGTTGCTTCTTGAACATGTGATAGCTCGAGATATTCTTTTAACGTGGCAACCGGCTCTCCACCTTTTGATAGAATACGTTCTGCCGTATCATCAAAGTTTATTGTAATTTCATTATATAATTCTTCAAATTTTGCATGGAGTGTAAAAAAGGCATTACCTGTTACATACCAATGATAGTTATGTAGTTTCGTATACAGTACTGACCAAGTTGCGACGAGTTTATTCAATTCCTTGTTTAAATCTTGTGGCATAATTACCCCTCCAAATTATAGTATTTTTAGATTTTTAGTATGCAACATTTTGTCGAACCCTTTCAAGTATACAGATTAAATAGAATAAAAAATAAAAAAATTTTCTAGTTAAACTCCTAATACTCAATACACTATTAGTTTGGTGAATTTAATAAACAGAACGCCAAATAGTATTATTTTAAAATAGCGTCCTATTTTAGTGATGAAGAATTTGAAATGATTGGACATAATTTAAAATTGGTTTATTATAAATGGAGTGATTCGGAAGCAACTTTTATCGATTAACTTTCTGAAAATGATTTAGTTTAGTTTTAATATTCAATAAATAAAAGATATTTTTAAACTAGTAAACCACCTATCAATTTTATTTGATCGGTGGCTACTGTTTTTAAGTTATCGAATTGACAAATCACTCAATATCAAATTTGTATAACTGCTTACTATATGGAATATGTTTAATAAACTTGCCTAATTCAATATTAAAATAGCTTTCAATATCTTCTTTAAGTTTTTTCTCTAAAACTAAAAATTCATTAACAATATAATCTAAGTCAAAAACATTATAAACATTAGATTTTGCCCAAATGGATTTTAACCTAGCTTTATTAGAAAAAGGTATCAAAGAAATAATCGCTCCATCTTTATAATCATCATACTCTACTGAATAATAATGGAAATCCAACCTTTCAATTTCTTTGATACGTTCTTTCCACACATACAGAGACTTATAAAATTCTAAAAAAGCTAGTTCTTCTTCAAAATATAACGCTTCATTAATTTTAATTTTAAAGATAGCCTCTACTCCCAAGATTAACGAAACATTTCTCTTATCTTTATTAGAAATGGCATCTGATTCACTTAAAAATTCATATTCAAATTTTATTTTACTGGAAATGCCGTCCATATATTACCATCATATCCTATCACTATTCTTATTTTTGTTTCACCTTTTGTACCTATTTTTTTATTAAGATTTACGTCAAACTTAAATGATAATTTATCATTATAATTTATTTCAAAATCTGAAACCGAGGCTTTCTGTAATGCTTCTTTTATCCAACCTTTGGCAGTTGTCTGACTGTTAGTATTAAATTTTGCCCAATTGCTAGTACTACTACTCAAATGTTTATTTTTAACAATGAAATTGGGCAATTTTTTTATTGCATTACTTAGAGCATATTTTCCAAAAGCACTTATAAGTGCTTTTTCTCCATACTTTTTAATGGCCCATCTTGCACCTTGTTGAATAACAATAGCTAAAACTGGAATTGCTGATGCATTTGCATCAATTGTATTCATTAAGAATACCTCTTCAGTATCTTTATCTACAAGAAGTGCTTTGAAATTTTCTCCTTCGATTTCCACAAAGATTAAATCATACTCTCTGTCTTTTCCATTTTCTTTTAAATTAACAAACATCTCACCAGAATCAATGTTTATATGCATATATGAATAAAAATCAAAATATTCTGAAATCAAATGCGAACTTATTCCAATTTCATTCATTGAAAACTCTTCTACTTGCATTTCAAAATTTTTATTGCTAATGCCCAAGTCGTCTTCGACATTGATACGATAAACAGACTTACTATCTTCTGAAGATATTTCATTAACACTATAGTCTACATCCAAATCAATTTTTCTCGCATTTGCTTCAATAGAATCATCACTAAAATTGCTCGCAAGACCCATCGCTGAATATGTTATATTAAATACTAAAGCTACAACTAATAATTGGATTAAACATTTTTTCATTTCCTTTCCTCCAAAATATTTTTATTAAGCGTCAATAGCCCTTTTCCATATCCTTTGTCATTTCCTATATTCACAATATAATTGCCTATAACATCTAATAAATCTTTTTTCTCTTCAATATTTTCTTGTTTTAATATCGAAGCAATTATTCCAGTTGCATAGGCAGTCGCAAAAGAAGTTCCTGAAAACAACTCATAATCCCCATCTTTATTTGTTGATAAAATATCAACACCAGGAGCTGAATAATCCACTTTATCAATAGCAGAATATGAATCAATCTTTAAGTTTTCATCTAATGATGCTATAGAAAGTACCCCATCATATTTAGCCGGATAGTCAACTGAAATCCCCATAGTATTCCCTGCTGCAGCAATAATTATAATCCCACTTTTTATAGCCTCTTCAATAGCAATTTTTAAATCTTTACGATCATTGATAAAGCCAAAACTGATATTAATTATATCAACTTCATTTTTAATACTCCAATTAATCCCTTCTATCACTGTGTCTAATTTAGCTTCTCCGTTTTCATTAATTACTTTAACATCATAAATTATAGGATTAGCTAAAATCCCCTTTACTTTCCCTCCTTTAGCTGCAATAATTCCAGCTATAGCTGTACCATGTCCATAATCATCATGAACTTTTTGAACTTTTTCTTTCTTTTTAGAAATCGCATTATATTCTATAAAATCTACATCTTGTAAATCAGAATGCTCTTTATTTATGCCACTATCTAAAATAGCTATTTTTACTGGTATATCATATTCATTTTTATCAAAACCAACAATTTTTTCTGACCAGCTTAAATCAGAACTATTATTATCCAATTTGGCAAATAAAAAAATACAAAATAAAATAGGTAAAGAACCTAAAAAAACAAATTTTATTCTTTTAGATTTGAAAACATTCACCTCTTTCTACACATGAACTCTGCAAAAAAATATAATCAAAAAACACCAATAGTCTTTATGAATTTCTTAAAAGAACCTTCTATTTTCAAACTAGGAAATATTTTAACCGCATTATAATTATTTCACCTTTAAAAGTCAATACATTTTTAAGAATTATTTTTATTTTTATAAAATATGAGCTACATCTAAACTTTGAGAGATAATTTTTAAACAATAATCCTCTGGAAAATAAAAATACTCAAAACGCTAGAATACTAGCATTTTGAGCTTTAAATGATGAAAGTTTTATTGGCATTAACCTTAATCATAAATTTCCCACTGTGTCTACTCATCATCTAATATATTTTCCTTAGACCTTTTCATGGCAGCCTTCATTTGATTTTCACTACTTATTATTTGAAAGCTTACTTGCTTCATTAATCGCAAAATCCGTTTATGATTAAATTGTTTATTAAATTTCTGGTTCATATGCTGCTGAATTTTGCGATAGCCATAGTTCGCTTGTCCCTTTTCATGTAGCTCGCGTATTTCTTTTAAAATCTCGTCATTTTCCTGTTGTCTTGTCGTTGGTGTACGCTGTGTCCATTTATAGTAAGCAGAGCGTGCAATCCCTGCGAATTCACATAGTAGTGAGATGGACAAGTTGTCGTTGTGATGCAATGCTTGAACGGCCATATATTTATTAATTACATTACTTTCCTCCCCTCGAGCTCCTCTAGCTTTTTTAACAATGCATTTTCTGTACGTAGTCGTTCATTTTCATGTTCAAGTTGTTTTATTTCTACCTTGAATTGCTCTTCTACAGTTCGTTCATGTTCTTCTTTATTTCGCCCACGCTTATCTTTCAGCGATTGTTCGTCACCCGCCTCATATTTTTTTACCCACTGGTAAACTTGTTGGTACGATACTTGATACGTATTTGCTGTTAGTTGATAATTGTTGTCGTTCTTTAAACAAAATAAAACAATTTGAATTCGTTCATCTAAGGTCGTTTTTCTTCCCTTTGGCATAAGTGCTTTCCTTTCAGTTTATCCGTCATTTTTTCTATTATAATTGTTAATGGAATGAACGAGAACAACATATTCATTAATGCTTAAAATATAAAAAATACCCCCTTCGTCAGTTGAAGGGGGTATTTTCACTCTGTTTTGTTTCTATTCAAATGTTCCATTTCTTCCATACTTTCTTCAGCAATTAATCGATTTTCCCGCTGCTGAGGTGTCTCGACGTTATCAATCGTATCAATAAATGGTTCTGGTGCTGTCATGCGAGGCTCAAGCGGATCATGGCGATATGGGTTTCCCTCTTGGTCGACCGCTATTTCTAATGGGCCATCCGTATCTGCCTTCTCAGCAAATATAACAATGGAACCATGCTCAACAAGCTCTGCATAATAGGCCGTCTGCCCCTCTGTTAAATGAAAGCGCTTAATGCCTTCCTTTACCGCAGAGTCACCTGTAAACCATGACTTAAATTGATCTACCCAATTCCCTGCCTCATGTGTTTTCACATCAGTTTCCCATTTAATGTCTTCAAATGGCGTAGAGTCTTTGGCAATAATATGGATATCATTTGTATGATAGCCTTGACTATACATATTTGTTAATATTGCTAGCATTTCCTCTTTCGAGTGTGCCACTTCAATATGTGGATTTTGTTCATTCATGCGCTTGTCCTCCTATTTTATGGCCCACTCAAGACACGTGCGTATCAGAGGAATTGCCTTTACCTTTTTTGTTCATAATTACTTAGTGATCTCATTTCATTTTTTATTCGTTAAGATATGCCTTTAACATCCAAGCATGTTTCTCAAGTGACTGATACATCGCATTTAGTAAATCTTCTGTACGATCGTCGCCCTCTTCAGCTGCTAGTTCCATTGCAAAATTTAAAGCCTTCATTAGCTTTTGAAAATCTGAAATAGTTGTTGCAACCATTTCTTCTGTTGTTTCTTTACCTGTTGCTTCATCAATATAAGAAAGTTCAAGGTGCTCTTTTAAAGTAGCAACTGGTTTTCCATCTTTTGAAAGAATACGTTCTGCGATCTCATCTAAATTTAATGTTGTTTCATTATATAACTCTTCAAATTTTGCGTGGAGTGTAAAAAATGAACTGCCCGTTACATACCAATGATAGTTATGCAATTTTGTATATAGTACAGACCATGTAGCTACCAGCTTATTTAATTGTTTGTTTAAATTTTGTGACATAATATCTCCTCCAATAATTCATATACTAGCCTTTAGTATGCGTTACATTGTGTATTGGCTATACCTCATATTTCCCCAATGACACATTTTCAAACATTTGATTTCACACATTGCATATTATTTTTCAAAGTTGACTGACTTTATGCATGAAAAGATAGCTTTTAATTTTTAAAACTTCTGTCTATAATTATTTCACTTTTCGAAATAGTTTCGTTATAATGGTATCACTTACGTTAAAAGGGGTGTTCTTACATGGAAGTATTACCATTACGCAAAGATGTTGCAATAGAGGAAACATGGAATTTACAAGATTTACTTGAAAATGATGCTGATTTTGAACCTGCATTAGCTCAGTTTGTTGAGGATGCAGTAAAATTTGAAAACACATATAAAGGTACAATTACAGATGCTCAAAAAGTAATTGATGTACTTACAGCTTATGAAGCATTACAAGTAGGGATTGTCCCAATCGGAACATATGCAAGTTTAAATATCCAGGCTGATCGTACGGATGAGGTCGCACAAATGCGTGCAGCGAAATTTGGGACAGCAGTTGGTAAAATTAGCAGCTCCATTGCATTTGTACAAAGTGAATTGCTTGCATTGGATGAAGCCATCTTAGAGGAGGCTGCAGCATCAAGTACGCTTTATAATCGCTATATTACAGAGCTATTAAAGCAAAAGCCTCATCAATTGCATCCAGAAGTAGAAAAAACGCTCGCTGCATTAAGCTCTACGTTTGAAGCACCATATGAAATCTATAACACGACAAAGCTTGTGGATATGCATTTTGGAGAGTTCGAGGCAAATGGTAAGAAGCATCCCCTAAGCTATGTTTTATTCGAAAATGATTGGGAACTTGAAACCGATACAACTATACGTCATGCAGCTTTCAACGCATTTTCTAATAAACTCCGTGACTATCAGCATACGACGGCAAAAGTGTATAACACACATATCCAGCAAGAAAAAACGATTTCTGATTTACGTGGCTTCGACTCTGTTATTGACTACTTATTGTTTGACCAAGAGGTAGATCGTTCACTTTATAATCGTCAAATTGATCTTATTACAAAGGAACTTGCCCCACATATGCGTCGTTATGCTAAGCTTGTGCAAAAAGCGCACGGTTTAGAAGAAATGACATTTGCTGATTTAAAAATAGCGCTTGATCC
Proteins encoded in this region:
- a CDS encoding phosphopantothenoylcysteine decarboxylase domain-containing protein, translating into MGTLQGKTVLITSGGTLEKWDRVRGHTNLSKGSMGCYLAEAALEAGADVIYMYGYFAQLPINQHKMRTVRFEGIEDLGDKVRHAVQEEQVDIVIMAAAGSDWVIDKVYDQSGNLMEGAGKMPSDEPPVIHFKKAPKVLGQIKSWQPNVTLVGFKLEATDDEEFLLSRARLRMETANAQFMVANSSQSLYGGQEPHWIVPAQGQPIKVIGKQETAKVLMEYLLNE
- a CDS encoding LysR family transcriptional regulator, which encodes MSLVKYEILNKVAEVSSFTKAADALGLTQSAVSHAVSSLEKECGFALIHRSRTGVTLTSEGQTMLRAMRNVLDADELLQQEAAHILGVTRGKLRIGVISSISSNWMPEIIRIMDNQFPGIQVELREGDYYEIEQWLQSGEVDAGFLNGQKSEQFQFIELVQDPLLCIVSDQSSLYNRSEIDITELEDMPFIMTSYRGTNDVKVILEQYHVKPNIRFELSEEVGIISMISHDLGISILPRLVINRLPSSLRAIPLKQGGYRTIGLAMKHQASPVTKKFAEILSVWLKEQNKK
- a CDS encoding DMT family transporter, with product MSNQGKANLLMVIVTMFWGLSYTFMVMGLETLAVFNVVALRCIIAFLAAGIIFYKRMLKVNFKTLKYAAIQGLLLFIVFALSLFGLETTSVSNAGFILSLTVVLVPIFSSFIEKKLPSKAVSFAIVSTMIGITVLTVQHSFTFQTGDILVAIAALCYSIYLLLNGNFTRNVESISYGIYQLGFAGIYALVLTLLFETPTLPNSTTSWIAILGLGIICSAFCFVGQTVAQQYTSATHTGLIFSLEPIFAAMFAMMFIGEGITVKLLIGGSFILIGNLVAQFEQLHILRFMRKHEQEKVMH
- a CDS encoding general stress protein: MMNEQNPKIEVAHTREEMFHILKCMRMEGYNTDEIHIISREAHEIDDVKSNVDVKTHEAGNWFDQIKSWFTGETAVTEGLKRFDLTEGQTAYYAQLVEEGAIVLYAEHDDVNPSTSTLIADSKRAQLDPFDTHVTPPQSIVDETPEQREERLKAEEQMNEAEQMRRYL
- a CDS encoding Dps family protein, with protein sequence MPQDLNKELNKLVATWSVLYTKLHNYHWYVTGNAFFTLHAKFEELYNEITINFDDTAERILSKGGEPVATLKEYLELSHVQEATGNETADEMVATIVSDFEKQMQAINNAMQLAALEGDDRTEDLLNSMYLSLEKHTWMLKAFLDKKYA
- a CDS encoding DUF7878 domain-containing protein — encoded protein: MDGISSKIKFEYEFLSESDAISNKDKRNVSLILGVEAIFKIKINEALYFEEELAFLEFYKSLYVWKERIKEIERLDFHYYSVEYDDYKDGAIISLIPFSNKARLKSIWAKSNVYNVFDLDYIVNEFLVLEKKLKEDIESYFNIELGKFIKHIPYSKQLYKFDIE
- a CDS encoding SAR2788 family putative toxin; protein product: MKKCLIQLLVVALVFNITYSAMGLASNFSDDSIEANARKIDLDVDYSVNEISSEDSKSVYRINVEDDLGISNKNFEMQVEEFSMNEIGISSHLISEYFDFYSYMHINIDSGEMFVNLKENGKDREYDLIFVEIEGENFKALLVDKDTEEVFLMNTIDANASAIPVLAIVIQQGARWAIKKYGEKALISAFGKYALSNAIKKLPNFIVKNKHLSSSTSNWAKFNTNSQTTAKGWIKEALQKASVSDFEINYNDKLSFKFDVNLNKKIGTKGETKIRIVIGYDGNIWTAFPVK
- a CDS encoding S8 family peptidase translates to MNVFKSKRIKFVFLGSLPILFCIFLFAKLDNNSSDLSWSEKIVGFDKNEYDIPVKIAILDSGINKEHSDLQDVDFIEYNAISKKKEKVQKVHDDYGHGTAIAGIIAAKGGKVKGILANPIIYDVKVINENGEAKLDTVIEGINWSIKNEVDIINISFGFINDRKDLKIAIEEAIKSGIIIIAAAGNTMGISVDYPAKYDGVLSIASLDENLKIDSYSAIDKVDYSAPGVDILSTNKDGDYELFSGTSFATAYATGIIASILKQENIEEKKDLLDVIGNYIVNIGNDKGYGKGLLTLNKNILEERK
- a CDS encoding IS3 family transposase, translated to MAVQALHHNDNLSISLLCEFAGIARSAYYKWTQRTPTTRQQENDEILKEIRELHEKGQANYGYRKIQQHMNQKFNKQFNHKRILRLMKQVSFQIISSENQMKAAMKRSKENILDDE
- a CDS encoding helix-turn-helix domain-containing protein, which encodes MPKGRKTTLDERIQIVLFCLKNDNNYQLTANTYQVSYQQVYQWVKKYEAGDEQSLKDKRGRNKEEHERTVEEQFKVEIKQLEHENERLRTENALLKKLEELEGRKVM
- a CDS encoding general stress protein, which produces MNEQNPHIEVAHSKEEMLAILTNMYSQGYHTNDIHIIAKDSTPFEDIKWETDVKTHEAGNWVDQFKSWFTGDSAVKEGIKRFHLTEGQTAYYAELVEHGSIVIFAEKADTDGPLEIAVDQEGNPYRHDPLEPRMTAPEPFIDTIDNVETPQQRENRLIAEESMEEMEHLNRNKTE
- a CDS encoding Dps family protein; protein product: MSQNLNKQLNKLVATWSVLYTKLHNYHWYVTGSSFFTLHAKFEELYNETTLNLDEIAERILSKDGKPVATLKEHLELSYIDEATGKETTEEMVATTISDFQKLMKALNFAMELAAEEGDDRTEDLLNAMYQSLEKHAWMLKAYLNE
- the pepF gene encoding oligoendopeptidase F; amino-acid sequence: MEVLPLRKDVAIEETWNLQDLLENDADFEPALAQFVEDAVKFENTYKGTITDAQKVIDVLTAYEALQVGIVPIGTYASLNIQADRTDEVAQMRAAKFGTAVGKISSSIAFVQSELLALDEAILEEAAASSTLYNRYITELLKQKPHQLHPEVEKTLAALSSTFEAPYEIYNTTKLVDMHFGEFEANGKKHPLSYVLFENDWELETDTTIRHAAFNAFSNKLRDYQHTTAKVYNTHIQQEKTISDLRGFDSVIDYLLFDQEVDRSLYNRQIDLITKELAPHMRRYAKLVQKAHGLEEMTFADLKIALDPSYDPKLTMAEAKDYVEKSLAVMGKDYAQMIERAFNERWIDYAPNKGKSTGAFCSSPYGSHPYILMSWNERMNEVFTLTHELGHAGHFVNAHGHQSYLNSRPSLYFIEAPSTMNEMLLANYLLTHNDDKRFKRWVISNIVSKTYYHNFVTHLLEAAYQRKVYELVDAGDSVNATVLNQLKRSVLEEFWGDTVNISEGAELTWMRQPHYYMGLYPYTYSAGLTISTQVSQRILKEGSTAVDEWLTVLQAGGTKSPVELAQMAGVDVTTDQPLRDTIAYIGHLIDELERLTEEIDA